TACAACAAATATGTCGTTTGCTTGTGAATTATTGTAACGAATTTGGTTCAATCCCAGCTAAACTTGTCCCATTAAATTAACTGAGGTGATCTTGAGTTGATCTTCGAACATTGAGCTATTCAATTGTTTACATTAAGAATACCCGTGTAACTGTTATATTTCTTCTCGCGCCGTGTATATAAATTGTACAAAACGAAGACACACCGGATGTAGGATGAGTACACAGGCACACGCAAACACTATCCTTTCCGTTTATGTCGCCAGCCTTTTGCTCGTCTGCTTGTCATCGATTCATTAATGCGGTTGCAAATGGAAGAAATCATGAGTTTATCACACGTCGATGCTTTGGTAGAATGTGATAATTATTGTGTTGCTTTCCGGTTTGAAGtctgattttttgttttagtaaACATTCCAGCGTTCAATTCAAGTTTTAACTAAATTCAATCTTCTAGGAACTCTCGAAGTTCGATTCTAGATATTGTAGTTTGACGAGCAATCAGCCAGAGAGAAAAGGTGCAAGGCATGGATGCCCAGGAGAGGGGCCACCGAGAAAGGGGGTTGGCAATCGAATTTAGTTGAGCGTCAGCGTTTCGAATACAATCATCAGCGAACTGACTGGGGCCCCTCCTGTCTGCTTTGCGGAATGGACAAGATGGCCTAAAACAATTCGGCAgtaataaacacaaaaacaccAGTAGAAAAGAGAGGAGTAAGAAATGCATGTTTTCCCAAAGGCGAGACTAGATGTTtcaaaagttgcaaaaaatCACATAtccagaaacaaaaaccaattgGAACTTCTTCGTCTGGAACATCTACTCGCACGGCGAGTGCACTCTTTTCTGCGGGTTATCCGACGCGTATCTGGGTCATCCCTGAACCAATCGGTCATTGCTCACTCACATAACACACTGGGTTATTAGGGTCTTAATCTTAATAGGGTATCTGGTTCCGTCGAAAGAAAAGCCTATGAAAACTAACTAAAGCCATTCCCCCCGTCACGGTGGCGATCGGACCTCTAGAAGAAGTAACAATAAGAGGATAAATCCTAAAGTAAAGCATAAACAAAGTTACGACGGAGAagagcaaaaccaaacagcaacaacggaaaaacaaactggcAAGTGGCAGGTTCAGCGAAGCAAATTGGTCTAAATGCGTATAGATGTGTGTAAAAGCGTTCAATGAAAGTGTAATagttaaatgaataaaaaaacaaaacacagttGAAAAGTAGAGGAAATCGATCAACCGCAGACATAAATTATCGACAAAAGGACACGCGGAGCATGAAACCCAGAAACACGCGCGCGACACACATTCaaatgggtggtggtgtttgttgttggggATTAAAGTGGTGTTGTTCAGTTCCCATGTCCTCCACTCCGATAACGAGAACAATGCATTATGTAAAAATACCATATTTACAtgataaatatatatttattgtGTACTATATAAGAAAACGTagcgaaacggagcgaaacgaTGGATAAAGCTGGAAGAATAAACGTAGGAAACAAAAGAAGTAGTGAAATAAAAAGGTAAATATCGTCATAATGAGAGCAGAAAATAAAGGAATAAGAATATTACCGTTATTACTGGTGGTTATTTCAATTGCAAAGAAGCGCGTACAAATGCGGCCTGCCaacgtatttttatttaaaaagtcACTACACCGACAATGCCGACAttcggtttgttttcattcatctctcactctctcatgctgtctctctcacgcacacTCTCGCAACAAAGCAGCGATTCATCGTCAGCTGTCAGAAGAAGTTCCCCATTAGCGCATTGATTGTTTTGGAAGCAAATATCACACTAAACTCGAGCGATTAATTCATCGTATACCCCGTATTCGATCCCGTGATTGCCTTTTTATCACCTGGAAAACTATTGTGGCCGTAGGAACAGGCTTCGGGCGTGGCTGAGGGTCGCTGCAATTGTCTTTGTTCCTCGTTTGTCTCTGCAGAAAGGAAGGCCAGCGCGCAGAAGGCCTTCGTCGTTGGTCCCGTCCCTGGCCCATTGTGTTCTTGTTAGTGGTTGATTGGGCAGATCGTGAGCCATGCAAAGCGTACTGAATTCGGTCAAAGGGACGGCCCTTGGTGTGGCCGAATATTTAACGCCCGTTCTAAAGGTTGGTTGGGGCACGTGAAAACTTCACCACGGCGTTCGGGCTAATGCAAGCTTTCTTTGCATTGCAGGAATCCAAGTTCCGTGAAACGGGAGTGCTCACACCGGAAGAATTCATAGCGGCCGGGGACCATCTAGTGCACCACTGCCCTACGTGGTCGTGGGCTGTGGGCGACGAGAGCAAAATCAAACCCTACCTTCCAAAGGGTAAACACCTGCGACCTGCTTGATTGACGGATGGAATAATGGTTCTGGTTTCTTCTATCTCATTGTAGACAAACAATTTCTTATCACACGCAACGTGCCCTGCCGAAGGCGCTGCAAACAGATCGAGTTCGTCGGTGAGGAGAATCTGGTCGAGGTGAACGATGCGGACGGTGGCTGGGTTGAGACTCATCACTACAATCCGGACGAAGCGGGAAGTTCGGGGTTGGAAGAAAAAGTGTGCGAGATGAAGCTGGATAGCTCACGGATCGAGGACGAACTGGCGGCGGACATGGATGACCCGCGAAATCTAGCAGGTGGAGACGGTGAGGACGATGGTggcgaggatgatgatgaaggagCGGCCATCGATATGGATGAGTTCGAGGAGAGCGGTTTGCTTGACGCGGTCGATCCGGTAAATCCTAACTGCAAGCCGATTGCTCTTGAAACGAGCCATTTTTTACACCCGTTTTACGTTTGCTCTCCATTCTTCACAGTCGAACGCACTTTTGCCGGCACCGAATGAAAAACCGTCCGAAGCATCTGTGTCCACGCTGGAAGCGGAAGGTGAATCCGTCGTGCGTACGCGAACCTACGATCTGCACATTAGCTACGACAAGTATTATCAAACGCCCCGTCTTTGGGTGGTTGGGTACGATgagaaccggaagctgctgaCCGTCGAGCAGATGTACGAAGACGTGAGTCAGGATCATGCGAAGAAAACCGTCACCATGGAATCGCACCCGAATTTACCCGGCCCCAATATGGCGTCGGTGCATCCGTGCAAGTGAGTgacacgagcgagcgaaacacaaacgTCTCGCTATCTTATCGCATCCTTATCCATCCTTCTGCAGACACGCTGATATTATGAAGAAAATCATCCAAACCGTTGAGGAGGGCGGCGGCGAACTCGGAGTGCACATGTATCTGATCATCTTCCTGAAGTTTGTGCAAACCGTTATTCCAACAATTGAATACGATTTTACTCAGAACTTCAACATCACCAACCACAAGTAGGCGAGCAAGCAAGCGAGCAAGAGACCCCTAACGTGGACGCTTCGCATACGCAACGGTTTGGATGTGATGGATAGCAATAACTCGATTGCCGGAAGAGGTGTTAATATATTCATTGTTGCTGCCCGCTATTGCTGCTAATGCGACCGTGATCGTTGTGGAAAAGCTCTCATTTTAAGTCGTTCCGGTACACGGGTGTGTAGGATTTAAACCGTAACGCAGAAGGTTTGTGACAATGACTcagaaaacattattttctatCATCACGACATTAGGTCACATCGTTTTCAATCCTCCGCTGTCGTGCTGGTAATGGtaatgataattaatttttgtaaattacGTTCATTACActttgtttcagttttccgtttttgtagttttatcGGTGTTTCTTCCGCAAACATACAAATCGGTACAAACCAAACGCATTGCGAGTGCATGGGGCACCGCTCGTAATAAAAGCATCAAATAAGCCAGCCAAGACTTGTAGAATGCGATGGTCCGAAAACTAGGAAACAACGCTACGACACGGTAGTGTATccgaaaaatattgttcaatGTATGTTGGCGAATGGCgattgtttgtaaattttccgtcgttcggtcggtctctatttctctccctctctctcacacagGGTTCGCTGCTCGAGAGTGCTGAAAAGCGCGCCTGTGCACGGTTACTATTTTTCCGAAAACGACCCAACTCCCGTATTTTTTCGTTTAGATTTtcagccaccaccattcgcTCTTTCGTTCTCGCTCGGTGGCGCTGGTAGCCATACACGAAATCCATCTCCGCCGTCACTCTGTCCTGCTCGTACgcgctttttcttcttcttgatcCGCGGTTTGTCTCCCGCCAGCCTGCTTCTTCACAGCAGtcttcgatcgatttcatcgTTGGCCGCGCATATCAAATGGGGCAGCAAGCATATGTTTCACACGTGCATTTCAAAGGCAAATAAATGGGCGCATTCCTACACGGTTTGGCGGTAGAATTCTAAAATTGAAACCACCGAGAATCCATTGGCGCCCGAAGCCTGTCGATTCCGCTGAGTTCTGCGTTGCGTACCCGTCGTCCTCTTCATCGGCGCAGTAGGCCGGAACACCGGATTTCTTTCGGAGGGACACGCGCCCGAAAATTGGCGCCTCTGCCGCAAGTGGCCGATTCCTCGTGACTGGCCAGCACATTCCGGTGGTCTCTGAGCATCGAGGAGGAACGCGAGCAATTCCGCACTGTCTCGAGAGAAAAAGAGCCCAGAGCTTCGAGAGCTCGAGCGATATTTTCGAGGAGTGTTTGTTTCTCGACCAAAGCGCTATCCTTTTTCTCGGCGTGAGAACGGCGAAAATagtgtaaaattgaaaacaaacaaaccatctTGGCGAGCGCGACTTTCTCGAGAACGGAGTGTTTCCGGGGGTTAGTGGAGAGCACGGCATTTGTTATTGTCGGTGGCCGTGCTTGGAGGAGGATCGAAGGATCGAGGATCTTTGTGAATGCAGAAAGTGCGCCGATCGACAGCAGGTTCGCGCGGCGCCAATAAGTTTTCATTGGCCGTCAGCAAAAGCAGCAGCTCGTTGCCTACTTTGCCCCTTTTGCTGCTGGGTCGTTGCGCTGTCATCGCGGTGGTTTTGTGAATTCGATCCCCCCCGTTgacaacggcgacggccaGAAACATTCCCGTTCCACGTTGATGTGGGGCCGAACGTGCGAGCGGGTGCAACGGAGAGACCCAAGCGTCGGGAGCGAAGGCTAGAGCGTGTGAGCGAAGCGGCAAGTACGCCGAGAAGAGTGGATTGTGCGAGCACAGCTCTTCTACTCTTGCGGCGGCGTAGTGTGCGTGACGACTCCGACCGTGCGATTGAGagcacgcacacgcaaccAGCGCGCCGACCGCGGCACTGCGGAGCAAAGAGCAATCGGGAGCGAGAAACCATCATACGGTGAGTGAGCCTAGCGCGAGTTGGTCGATTTCCGAGCTTCGGTCGTCTCGCGCGATTCCCTGGCCAAGATTTTAGATTCTTCTCCCAAACCAACAGCGCCAGTTTGGTGTTTGCGCTCGGGAGCAGTCGGTAGAGTGGTCGAGTGTGCCAAGAAGAAGAGCTTAGAAGAGAGCGGAAGAAGTGGTTTTTTACCTCACTCATAAAGCAAACCTGAGCGgaggagagcgagcgagagcgacttCGCTGGGAGCGtaagcgagtgagt
The nucleotide sequence above comes from Anopheles bellator chromosome 1, idAnoBellAS_SP24_06.2, whole genome shotgun sequence. Encoded proteins:
- the LOC131205491 gene encoding ubiquitin-like-conjugating enzyme ATG3, whose amino-acid sequence is MQSVLNSVKGTALGVAEYLTPVLKESKFRETGVLTPEEFIAAGDHLVHHCPTWSWAVGDESKIKPYLPKDKQFLITRNVPCRRRCKQIEFVGEENLVEVNDADGGWVETHHYNPDEAGSSGLEEKVCEMKLDSSRIEDELAADMDDPRNLAGGDGEDDGGEDDDEGAAIDMDEFEESGLLDAVDPSNALLPAPNEKPSEASVSTLEAEGESVVRTRTYDLHISYDKYYQTPRLWVVGYDENRKLLTVEQMYEDVSQDHAKKTVTMESHPNLPGPNMASVHPCKHADIMKKIIQTVEEGGGELGVHMYLIIFLKFVQTVIPTIEYDFTQNFNITNHK